A window from Vulpes vulpes isolate BD-2025 chromosome 9, VulVul3, whole genome shotgun sequence encodes these proteins:
- the HSH2D gene encoding hematopoietic SH2 domain-containing protein isoform X1: MTEARKLPPPLPPRLDWFVQTQVGQLAQGGVPAWFHGAISREDAENLLELQPLGSFLIRVSHSHVGYTLSYKAQSCCRHFMVKLLDDGSFRIPGEEMTHASLDALVTFHQQQPVRPHGDLLTQPCGQEDPVNVDYEDLFLYSNALTEEVTSPAHGPRELQSPSSDPRAAAPEETSTRPALLHWPKGRKPAAEMDRASTEEATSPSPPKAPLAETRRKLWKNLKMLPQMGKRVQQQLTSHQTSMNLSSLWSSGPPVVTHSSAARPGDTNCEDNVNTDCFVATSIASPSEPQDLRNRGDPSRRASRLASWSEATPSTRSWHQVVVRALSSKVSKSETKDLIEPQKDWLPEEYRPPPPFAPGYC; the protein is encoded by the exons ATGACGGAGGCCAGAAAGCTGCCCCCGCCGTTGCCCCCACGGCTGGACTGGTTCGTGCAGACGCAGGTGGGCCAGCTGGCCCAAGGAGGGGTTCCTGCATGGTTCCACGGTGCCATCTCGAGAGA GGACGCCGAGAATTTGCTGGAGTTACAGCCACTGGGATCCTTTCTCATTAGAGTGAGTCACAGCCACGTGGGCTACACACTGTCCTACAA AGCACAAAGCTGCTGCCGCCACTTCATGGTGAAGCTCTTGGATGATGGGAGCTTCAGGATCCCTGGGGAGGAGATGACCCATGCCTCGCTGGATGCCCTGGTCACTTTTCACCAACAGCAGCCCGTGCGGCCACATGGAGACCTGCTGACACAGCCCTGTGGGCAG GAGGATCCAGTGAATGTGGATTATGAGGATCTCTTCCTTTACTCCAATGCATTGACTGAGGAAGTCACCAGCCCCGCACATGGCCCCAGGGAACTTCAGAGTCCTTCCTCTGATCCCAGGGCTGCTGCACCTGAGGAG ACCTCAACGAGGCCTGCCCTCCTCCACTGGCCGAAGGGAAGGAAGCCAGCAGCAGAGATGGACAGAGCTTCCACGGAGGAAGccacttccccctccccaccgAAAGCTCCTCTTGCAGAGACCCGCCGGAAACTCTGGAAGAACCTCAAGATGCTGCCCCAGATGGGCAAGAGGGTCCAGCAGCAGCTGACATCCCACCAGACATCTATGAACTTGTCGTCACTCTGGAGTTCTGGGCCCCCGGTGGTGACACACAGTTCGGCGGCCAGGCCAGGTGACACAAACTGTGAAGATAATGTCAACACAGACTGCTTTGTGGCCACGTCCATTGCAAGCCCCTCAGAGCCCCAGGATCTGAGGAACAGAGGTGACCCCTCCAGGAGGGCCTCAAGATTGGCCAGCTGGAGCGAGGCGACCCCGAGTACCAGGAGTTGGCACCAAGTGGTCGTGAGGGCCCTGTCCTCAAAAGTGTCCAaatcagagacaaaggacttgaTAGAACCCCAGAAGGACTGGCTCCCTGAGGAGTACCGCCCACCTCCACCCTTTGCCCCTGGGTACTGTTAG
- the HSH2D gene encoding hematopoietic SH2 domain-containing protein isoform X2: protein MTEARKLPPPLPPRLDWFVQTQVGQLAQGGVPAWFHGAISREAQSCCRHFMVKLLDDGSFRIPGEEMTHASLDALVTFHQQQPVRPHGDLLTQPCGQEDPVNVDYEDLFLYSNALTEEVTSPAHGPRELQSPSSDPRAAAPEETSTRPALLHWPKGRKPAAEMDRASTEEATSPSPPKAPLAETRRKLWKNLKMLPQMGKRVQQQLTSHQTSMNLSSLWSSGPPVVTHSSAARPGDTNCEDNVNTDCFVATSIASPSEPQDLRNRGDPSRRASRLASWSEATPSTRSWHQVVVRALSSKVSKSETKDLIEPQKDWLPEEYRPPPPFAPGYC, encoded by the exons ATGACGGAGGCCAGAAAGCTGCCCCCGCCGTTGCCCCCACGGCTGGACTGGTTCGTGCAGACGCAGGTGGGCCAGCTGGCCCAAGGAGGGGTTCCTGCATGGTTCCACGGTGCCATCTCGAGAGA AGCACAAAGCTGCTGCCGCCACTTCATGGTGAAGCTCTTGGATGATGGGAGCTTCAGGATCCCTGGGGAGGAGATGACCCATGCCTCGCTGGATGCCCTGGTCACTTTTCACCAACAGCAGCCCGTGCGGCCACATGGAGACCTGCTGACACAGCCCTGTGGGCAG GAGGATCCAGTGAATGTGGATTATGAGGATCTCTTCCTTTACTCCAATGCATTGACTGAGGAAGTCACCAGCCCCGCACATGGCCCCAGGGAACTTCAGAGTCCTTCCTCTGATCCCAGGGCTGCTGCACCTGAGGAG ACCTCAACGAGGCCTGCCCTCCTCCACTGGCCGAAGGGAAGGAAGCCAGCAGCAGAGATGGACAGAGCTTCCACGGAGGAAGccacttccccctccccaccgAAAGCTCCTCTTGCAGAGACCCGCCGGAAACTCTGGAAGAACCTCAAGATGCTGCCCCAGATGGGCAAGAGGGTCCAGCAGCAGCTGACATCCCACCAGACATCTATGAACTTGTCGTCACTCTGGAGTTCTGGGCCCCCGGTGGTGACACACAGTTCGGCGGCCAGGCCAGGTGACACAAACTGTGAAGATAATGTCAACACAGACTGCTTTGTGGCCACGTCCATTGCAAGCCCCTCAGAGCCCCAGGATCTGAGGAACAGAGGTGACCCCTCCAGGAGGGCCTCAAGATTGGCCAGCTGGAGCGAGGCGACCCCGAGTACCAGGAGTTGGCACCAAGTGGTCGTGAGGGCCCTGTCCTCAAAAGTGTCCAaatcagagacaaaggacttgaTAGAACCCCAGAAGGACTGGCTCCCTGAGGAGTACCGCCCACCTCCACCCTTTGCCCCTGGGTACTGTTAG